Proteins encoded by one window of Heliangelus exortis chromosome 5, bHelExo1.hap1, whole genome shotgun sequence:
- the FCF1 gene encoding rRNA-processing protein FCF1 homolog, with protein MGKQKKARKYAVMKRMISLRDQRINEKDRAKARVKKKEDPSAIKEREVPQHPSCLFFQYNTQLGPPYHILVDTNFINFSIKAKLDLVQSMMDCLYAKCIPCITDCVMGEIEKLGQKYRVALRIAKDPRFERLPCMHKGTYADDCLIQRVTQHKCYIVATVDKELKRRIRKIPGVPIMYISRHRYNIERMPDDYGAPRF; from the exons atg GGGAAACAGAAGAAGGCGCGGAAGTACGCGGTCATGAAGCGCATGATCAGCCTCCGGGACCAGCGCAT TAACGAGAAGGACCGGGCGAAAGCGCGTGTGAAGAAGAAGGAGGACCCGAGTGCCATCAAGGAGCGGGAGGT CCCCCAGCATCCCTCTTGTTTGTTCTTCCAGTACAATACCCAACTGGGTCCCCCTTATCACATCCTGGTTGACACTAACTTCATTAACTTCTCCATCAAGGCCAAGCTGGACCTCGTGCAGTCAATGATGGACTGTCTCTATGCCAAAT GTATTCCATGTATCACAGATTGTGTAATGGGTGAAATTGAGAAGTTAGGACAGAAGTACCGTGTGGCATTAAG AATTGCCAAGGACCCTCGGTTTGAACGTTTGCCATGTATGCACAAAGGAACCTATGCAGATGACTGCTTGATACAGAGAGTCACTCAG cacAAGTGTTACATTGTGGCCACAGTGGATAAAGAGCTCAAGAGGAGAATCCGAAAAATCCCAGGAGTGCCTATAATGTATATTTCCAGGCACAG atACAATATTGAGAGGATGCCAGATGATTATGGAGCTCCTCGGTTCTAA